Proteins encoded by one window of Musa acuminata AAA Group cultivar baxijiao chromosome BXJ2-9, Cavendish_Baxijiao_AAA, whole genome shotgun sequence:
- the LOC135622286 gene encoding heavy metal-associated isoprenylated plant protein 7-like, whose product MGEEEKKPEAGKKEAAAAEEEPKAKEEKKEEAKADDGKKGGAGEGEKEKKEGGGEEKKDGGGEEKKEDAPPPPPPLEEIEMRVFMHCEGCARKVKRCLKGFEGVEGVMTDCRTHKVVVKGKKAAEDPMKVVERVQKKAGRKVELLTPLPPPKPEKKEEEKKEEEKPKPEEKKEEPQVIAVVLKVHMHCEACAQEIKKRILKMKGVQSAEPDLKASQVTVKGVFAAQKLVEYVYKRTGKHAVVAKEEPVDKKPAEEEKKDDGAGGDAAKEEKKSDEAGGANAEGEKKEEKGGEGGGGGGGDEKDKKEGGGGATEDGAAPPAKVMELMRNEFYQYYPRYAAGYVGYAYPPQIFSDENPNACSVM is encoded by the exons ATGGGGGAG GAAGAGAAGAAGCCGGAGGCGGGGAagaaggaggcggcggcggcggaggaggagcccaaggcgaaggaggagaagaaggaggaggCGAAGGCGGACGACGGGAAGAAGGGCGGCGCCGGCGAGggcgagaaggagaagaaggaaggaggtggcGAAGAGAAGAAAGATGGGGGTGGTGAGGAAAAGAAGGAAGACGCCCCGCCGCCTCCCCCGCCGCTGGAGGAGATCGAGATGCGCGTCTTCATGCACTGCGAGGGGTGCGCCAGGAAGGTCAAGCGCTGCTTGAAGGGATTCGAAG GGGTGGAGGGCGTGATGACGGACTGCAGGACCCACAAGGTGGTGGTGAAGGGGAAGAAGGCGGCGGAGGACCCGATGAAGGTGGTGGAGAGGGTCCAGAAGAAGGCCGGGAGAAAGGTGGAACTGCTGACTCCTCTGCCGCCGCCGAAGccggagaagaaagaggaggagaagaaggaagaagagaagcccaagccggaggagaagaaggaagag CCGCAGGTAATCGCAGTGGTGCTCAAAGTCCACATGCATTGCGAGGCCTGCGCACAAGAGATCAAGAAGAGGATACTAAAGATGAAAG GGGTGCAGTCGGCGGAACCGGATCTGAAAGCCTCGCAGGTGACGGTGAAGGGCGTCTTCGCCGCGCAGAAGCTGGTGGAGTACGTGTACAAGAGGACCGGGAAGCACGCGGTGGTGGCCAAGGAAGAGCCAGTGGACAAGAAGCCggcggaggaagagaagaaggacgaCGGCGCCGGCGGGGACGCTgccaaggaagagaagaagtctgACGAAGCCGGGGGAGCCAATGCCGAGggcgagaagaaggaagagaaaggcGGCGaggggggcggcggcggcggtggggacGAGAAGGACAAGAAGGAAGGCGGCGGCGGAGCGACGGAGGACGGCGCGGCGCCGCCCGCAAAGGTGATGGAGCTGATGCGAAACGAGTTCTACCAGTACTACCCCAGATACGCCGCGGGGTACGTGGGGTACGCGTATCCCCCTCAGATCTTCAGCGATGAGAACCCTAACGCCTGCTCCGtgatgtaa
- the LOC135622288 gene encoding PHD finger-like domain-containing protein 5A, with protein sequence MAKHHPDLIMCRKQPGIAIGRLCEKDDGKCVICDSYVRPCTLVRICDECNYGSFQGRCVICGGVGISDAYYCKECTQQEKDRDGCPKIVNLGSAKTDLFYERKKYGFKKR encoded by the coding sequence ATGGCCAAGCACCATCCTGATCTCATTATGTGTCGGAAGCAACCAGGGATTGCTATCGGTCGCCTGTGCGAGAAGGATGATGGGAAGTGTGTCATCTGTGATTCATATGTCCGTCCATGTACACTCGTGCGGATCTGCGATGAGTGCAACTATGGTTCATTTCAGGGAAGGTGTGTCATCTGTGGAGGAGTTGGGATTTCTGATGCCTACTATTGCAAAGAATGCACCCAACAGGAGAAAGACCGTGATGGGTGTCCCAAGATTGTCAATCTGGGAAGTGCCAAGACTGATCTTTTCTATGAAAGAAAGAAATATGGATTTAAGAAAAGATGA
- the LOC135583331 gene encoding mediator of RNA polymerase II transcription subunit 30-like isoform X4, which yields MAAKSKQELGVEGQRHLEETINAAFQILSSMNDELCNPVLWSTLSPGHPSAALAGAGDAPVDSSHPSEAGGGSGGGVLDEARLRYKSAVLALRSCIAAIPSATQEAGALDSRADAVELERLEERASSLRKSPCSV from the exons ATGGCGGCAAAGAGCAAGCAAGAGCTGGGGGTCGAGGGGCAGAGGCACCTGGAGGAGACCATCAACGCGGCGTTCCAGATCCTCTCCTCCATGAATGACGAGCTCTGCAACCCCGTCCTCTGGTCCACGCTCTCCCCTGGCCATCCCTCCGCAGCCTTGGCAGGTGCTGGCGATGCGCCAGTAGACTCCTCGCACCCGTCGGAAGCgggtggcggcagcggcggcggagtGCTCGACGAGGCCCGGCTACGCTACAAGTCTGCGGTCCTTGCCCTTCGTTCTTGTATCGCCGCCATTCCAAGCGCCACACAG GAGGCAGGTGCATTGGATTCCAGAGCAGATGCAGTTGAACTTGAGAGACTGGAAGAGCGGGCATCTTCTTTAAGAAAG AGTCCTTGTTCTGTATGA
- the LOC135583331 gene encoding mediator of RNA polymerase II transcription subunit 30-like isoform X1 codes for MAAKSKQELGVEGQRHLEETINAAFQILSSMNDELCNPVLWSTLSPGHPSAALAGAGDAPVDSSHPSEAGGGSGGGVLDEARLRYKSAVLALRSCIAAIPSATQEAGALDSRADAVELERLEERASSLRKPIVMTCCVMEGCIKVSKLKLGNGTRNQFIEVDHLASFTSFIYSAIWRFVISGAIK; via the exons ATGGCGGCAAAGAGCAAGCAAGAGCTGGGGGTCGAGGGGCAGAGGCACCTGGAGGAGACCATCAACGCGGCGTTCCAGATCCTCTCCTCCATGAATGACGAGCTCTGCAACCCCGTCCTCTGGTCCACGCTCTCCCCTGGCCATCCCTCCGCAGCCTTGGCAGGTGCTGGCGATGCGCCAGTAGACTCCTCGCACCCGTCGGAAGCgggtggcggcagcggcggcggagtGCTCGACGAGGCCCGGCTACGCTACAAGTCTGCGGTCCTTGCCCTTCGTTCTTGTATCGCCGCCATTCCAAGCGCCACACAG GAGGCAGGTGCATTGGATTCCAGAGCAGATGCAGTTGAACTTGAGAGACTGGAAGAGCGGGCATCTTCTTTAAGAAAG CCTATTGTCATGACTTGTTGCGTTATGGAGGGATGCATTAAAGTGTCAAAGTTAAAGCTTGGTAATGGGACAAGAAACCAATTTATTGAAGTTGATCATCTTGCTTCTTTCACCAGTTTTATCTACAGTGCAATATGGCGCTTCGTGATCTCTGGAGCAATCAAGTAA
- the LOC135583331 gene encoding mediator of RNA polymerase II transcription subunit 30-like isoform X2, whose protein sequence is MAAKSKQELGVEGQRHLEETINAAFQILSSMNDELCNPVLWSTLSPGHPSAALAGAGDAPVDSSHPSEAGGGSGGGVLDEARLRYKSAVLALRSCIAAIPSATQEAGALDSRADAVELERLEERASSLRKTQRYATETIRCKELFGLTQELENKNKHLKLLIDQLRDLITDIAMWQSPCSV, encoded by the exons ATGGCGGCAAAGAGCAAGCAAGAGCTGGGGGTCGAGGGGCAGAGGCACCTGGAGGAGACCATCAACGCGGCGTTCCAGATCCTCTCCTCCATGAATGACGAGCTCTGCAACCCCGTCCTCTGGTCCACGCTCTCCCCTGGCCATCCCTCCGCAGCCTTGGCAGGTGCTGGCGATGCGCCAGTAGACTCCTCGCACCCGTCGGAAGCgggtggcggcagcggcggcggagtGCTCGACGAGGCCCGGCTACGCTACAAGTCTGCGGTCCTTGCCCTTCGTTCTTGTATCGCCGCCATTCCAAGCGCCACACAG GAGGCAGGTGCATTGGATTCCAGAGCAGATGCAGTTGAACTTGAGAGACTGGAAGAGCGGGCATCTTCTTTAAGAAAG ACACAAAGATATGCTACTGAGACCATCCGGTGTAAAGAGTTGTTTGGCCTTACCCAA GAACTCGAAAACAAGAACAAGCATCTCAAGCTTCTTATTGATCAACTTCGAGATCTGATCACTGACATTGCAATGTGGCAGAGTCCTTGTTCTGTATGA
- the LOC135583331 gene encoding mediator of RNA polymerase II transcription subunit 30-like isoform X3: MAAKSKQELGVEGQRHLEETINAAFQILSSMNDELCNPVLWSTLSPGHPSAALAGAGDAPVDSSHPSEAGGGSGGGVLDEARLRYKSAVLALRSCIAAIPSATQEAGALDSRADAVELERLEERASSLRKELENKNKHLKLLIDQLRDLITDIAMWQSPCSV; encoded by the exons ATGGCGGCAAAGAGCAAGCAAGAGCTGGGGGTCGAGGGGCAGAGGCACCTGGAGGAGACCATCAACGCGGCGTTCCAGATCCTCTCCTCCATGAATGACGAGCTCTGCAACCCCGTCCTCTGGTCCACGCTCTCCCCTGGCCATCCCTCCGCAGCCTTGGCAGGTGCTGGCGATGCGCCAGTAGACTCCTCGCACCCGTCGGAAGCgggtggcggcagcggcggcggagtGCTCGACGAGGCCCGGCTACGCTACAAGTCTGCGGTCCTTGCCCTTCGTTCTTGTATCGCCGCCATTCCAAGCGCCACACAG GAGGCAGGTGCATTGGATTCCAGAGCAGATGCAGTTGAACTTGAGAGACTGGAAGAGCGGGCATCTTCTTTAAGAAAG GAACTCGAAAACAAGAACAAGCATCTCAAGCTTCTTATTGATCAACTTCGAGATCTGATCACTGACATTGCAATGTGGCAGAGTCCTTGTTCTGTATGA
- the LOC103996653 gene encoding nuclear transport factor 2B has protein sequence MDPEAVAKAFVDHYYRTFDGNRAALAGLYHDASMLTFEGDKIQGAAAIVAKLTSLPFQQCAHAISTVDFQPSGPTGGMLVFVSGSLQLAGESHTLKFSQMFHLMPTPQGSFYVLNDIFRLNYA, from the exons ATGGATCCGGAAGCGGTGGCGAAGGCGTTCGTTGACCACTACTATCGGACGTTCGACGGGAACAGGGCAGCTCTGGCGGGCCTGTACCACGACGCCTCCATGCTCACCTTCGAGGGCGACAAGATTCAGGGCGCCGCCGCGATCGTCGCCAAGCTCACCTCCCTACCTTTCCAGCAGTGCGCCCACGCCATCTCCACTGTCGACTTCCAGCCCTCGGGACCCACCGGCGGCATGCTTGTCTTTGTCAGCGGTTCCCTCCAGCTCGCTGGCGAGTCCCACACCCTCAAGTTCAGCCAG ATGTTTCATCTGATGCCAACACCTCAGGGAAGTTTCTATGTGCTGAATGACATATTCCGCCTGAACTATGCTTGA
- the LOC135622487 gene encoding uncharacterized protein LOC135622487 — MERAKNTNEKVEVVHEALHQLLEERKRRRKEEEEEDLLLSNLLLQLESLEKDGIATEGTKESAIEEEPEFSKPVSQNCEKREVGMDEIARELRKVKKQNLITHCLLSVMLVITAVWQFNEVSLLLAVRDKLSHPLRTVGDVVKRCLKGNGKRPQIEALPLPPIAVPELSNADLLPLTLRSEE; from the exons ATGGAACGTGCAAAGAACACGAATGAGAAGGTGGAGGTGGTGCACGAGGCCCTTCATCAACTCCTGGAGGAGCGGAAGCGACGCcgcaaggaggaggaagaggaagacctACTCCTCTCCAACTTGCTCCTTCAG TTGGAATCCTTAGAGAAGGATGGCATCGCTACCGAAGGGACGAAGGAATCAGCTATCGAAGAAGAGCCTGAATTCTCCAAGCCTGTCAGCCAAAACTGTGAAAAAAGGGAGGTTGGCATGGATGAAATAGCAAGGGAGCTTAGAAAAGTAAAGAAGCAGAATCTCATTACCCATTGCCTTCTATCTGTCATGCTCGTCATTACTGCAGTATGGCAATTCAACGAGGTCTCCCTTCTACTCGCGGTCAGGGATAAACTGAGCCACCCCCTCAGAACCGTCGGGGATGTGGTCAAGCGGTGTCTGAAAGGAAATGGCAAGAGGCCGCAGATTGAAGCACTTCCTTTGCCACCGATTGCTGTGCCAGAGCTGTCTAATGCGGATTTGCTGCCCTTGACTCTGAGAAGCGAGGAATGA